The sequence CGCCAGCCTTTGCATAGCCAAATAACTCAGCCGAAGATAACAATACCTTCATTCTTCAAGCCCCCTTCTTAAAAATCCCGCCGCATCTTCAGGCAAAACGGGGTTTATATAAATACAACTATCAATCTCAAACCCACCAAGTCCGAACAATCTCGGTGTTATACTTATCTGAAAACGCCAGAATTCATGTAATCTATCGTAAAACCTTTCCGTTGCATAGGTTTTTTGCATAGGTGGAGTATTGAATATGAGGTTAAAGTCAAAATTACCAAGCTGCCTATAAAGTGAATTCATAATCTTCAAAAGAAGTTTAGCCAAATTGTTTAAGTTTTTATCGTTTAAATCCAATAAACTTACAAAGCCATTTTGTTTACTTATAATCGATACCTCAAATGCAAATCTCGAGGCAAACGGAGCAAATACTAAAAATTCATCATCACTATAAATTATTCGTTTAGCTTCATTCAATTCTCGTTGTATTACGCTATCGAACAAAGAACGGTTATTTCTTAAATGGTAATCAAATGCCCTGTTGTAATCATTAAGCTTGCTTTTTGGCACAACTGGCAAAGCAATTAATTGAGTATGAGGGTGCACTTGCGTTGCCGAGGCAGAAAATCCGTGATTTTTAAATATAGAAAAATAAACCATACGTTTGTCGTTGCGCAAATCTGCAAGTCTTAACCTCAGGGTATAAAGCCAATTGAAATATTCATCTTTACTCATCTTATCAAGTCTAAGTAGATGTCGTGGTGTATCTATTATAACCTCGTGAGCACCAAAACCATTATGAATCTCATATAATCCAGCCTCCTTACTACCAAATGGCGTCTCTATTTGGACAGCTTTATAAAGGTTTGGTATAACCCTAACCTTCCATCCAGGCATGTTCGGCTTATTGCTTCTTATTGCAAATATCTCAGGTGGAGTTAGATACTCCTTGCCCTCGCAAAACGGACACGCCTCTATCGTCTCATCTATCCTTGCCTCAACCACACCTGCATAGTAATTCGGTCTATGCAATCTCTCTGGAGCTACTAAAGAATACTCGTCGTGTATAACATCGTATCTTATCTCAGACATTTTCCACCCTAAATTCACCTGTTAGTTTTAAGTTTTGGACAAAATCCACCAAAACGGCAAATGTTACACCCTGAACTGTCAAATCAAATCCCTTCTCGCTTTTTGAAACAGTATACAAAGGCAGGGCGATAAGCTTAAAAAACTCAGACAAATTAAACCTTAGTATTTTTTTTGTAAAACCATCTTCTACAACGAAAGCCTTGAGTAATTTTTCGCTAAAGCCATCCTTAAACATCTGTGAGTTGAGCTTTATTCTTTCTAAACTTGCAAAATGCAGGTTTAACTCAAGAGCATAAATATATCTTTTTTTAGCCTCTGTTTTTAGTTCAATCTTAAAGCCAAATCCATTTTCCTTTGGGTAGTAGGTTTTTGCAAGCTTGGTATTGAATTTTCCATTATCATATATTCCACCGTCCCTTTTAAAAACTATCGCATCAGGTGTAGCGGAAAGTTCAAATGGCTGATTCGCAAAATCCGCATATTCCTTAAAACTGCACTTAAAAAGCGAATCAAAACTAAAACCTTCATCAGTTATGTGGTCTACGAAGGAGTTTTTTACATACCAATCATAAAATAATACATCCTTTAGGTTTTTATCTAATTTATCCTCTTTTGAATGAATTGTATCTATAGCCCCCTCATGCTCTTCTGCTTGAGAAACAACATGGTAAGCTTCCTTCCTGCGTGTTATAACATTTTGAAAATTAAACTGAGATTTTCTATCGTCAAATTCAATAAGCTGACCACCAAACCTACTATCAAACCTAAAAATAATATCTCTTTTTACACATTTTACCTCATCATATCCATCTAAATTCACATCGGCTATCTCTAAGGCGTCTTTTGAATACCTCAGATTCTCACAGTTTATCAGATACCGATACGCATTATCCCTTAAATTAGGCAAATAAAGGCCACCAAATATTCCATGCCAAAAAACATCGTTTGTCTGAAGCCTGTATAGATTATCCAGATAAACCCTGCTGTATAGTCTGTGTTTTGATAACTCAAGCATCCTCTTATGCAGTCTGTTCGATTCCTCATATTTGACAAAGAAATTCTTCCACAGCCCGCTCTTTATAAGTCTCTCTGAATCAAACCCAGCCTCAACTAAAACAGTTTTAGCCGCTTTTGAGGTAAGAACATCATCGTAGAACATACTCCATTGGCCCATTTCAGCGTATGATACATTTGGAAGATAGATAAGACCTTTTGGTCTTTGACTTTCAAAAAATTCATAAAAATGAGTAGTTTCCACCTTTTGCTCATCCAAAAGCGCTAAAAACTCCTCAAGCCACCCTTTTTCATAAACCCACTGATACGTCTCAGGCCACAGACCAAACTTTTCTAAATCATCATACACAACGGCAACATCTTTACTTTTTATTAAGTCAATTGCCTCCTTAGCTTCAAAAAAGGGTAGGGCATAGCGCAACTGCCTTGA comes from Hippea maritima DSM 10411 and encodes:
- a CDS encoding alpha-amylase/4-alpha-glucanotransferase domain-containing protein, translating into MLLFGLHMHQPVDNFDKAIDEACKLCYYPFFKTVSKFDSFKFSLHCSGWLLSKLKNDYTEIYYLISELIDSGRVEIFSGGFYEPVLPSIPSKDRIGQIKRMNEFILKEFSRRPKGLWLAERVWDNCIIPEIKKSKIDYITVDDYHFIMAGLKDEQLEGYYLTEFDGETLGVFPISRQLRYALPFFEAKEAIDLIKSKDVAVVYDDLEKFGLWPETYQWVYEKGWLEEFLALLDEQKVETTHFYEFFESQRPKGLIYLPNVSYAEMGQWSMFYDDVLTSKAAKTVLVEAGFDSERLIKSGLWKNFFVKYEESNRLHKRMLELSKHRLYSRVYLDNLYRLQTNDVFWHGIFGGLYLPNLRDNAYRYLINCENLRYSKDALEIADVNLDGYDEVKCVKRDIIFRFDSRFGGQLIEFDDRKSQFNFQNVITRRKEAYHVVSQAEEHEGAIDTIHSKEDKLDKNLKDVLFYDWYVKNSFVDHITDEGFSFDSLFKCSFKEYADFANQPFELSATPDAIVFKRDGGIYDNGKFNTKLAKTYYPKENGFGFKIELKTEAKKRYIYALELNLHFASLERIKLNSQMFKDGFSEKLLKAFVVEDGFTKKILRFNLSEFFKLIALPLYTVSKSEKGFDLTVQGVTFAVLVDFVQNLKLTGEFRVENV
- a CDS encoding galactose-1-phosphate uridylyltransferase — translated: MSEIRYDVIHDEYSLVAPERLHRPNYYAGVVEARIDETIEACPFCEGKEYLTPPEIFAIRSNKPNMPGWKVRVIPNLYKAVQIETPFGSKEAGLYEIHNGFGAHEVIIDTPRHLLRLDKMSKDEYFNWLYTLRLRLADLRNDKRMVYFSIFKNHGFSASATQVHPHTQLIALPVVPKSKLNDYNRAFDYHLRNNRSLFDSVIQRELNEAKRIIYSDDEFLVFAPFASRFAFEVSIISKQNGFVSLLDLNDKNLNNLAKLLLKIMNSLYRQLGNFDFNLIFNTPPMQKTYATERFYDRLHEFWRFQISITPRLFGLGGFEIDSCIYINPVLPEDAAGFLRRGLEE